From the Melanotaenia boesemani isolate fMelBoe1 chromosome 9, fMelBoe1.pri, whole genome shotgun sequence genome, the window CCTCATTCCCTTACTTGAACGCATTGACCTGAAGAAGGACTCTATACAAGGTGAGTTTTGAACTTGTTTACTCTGTGAATGTGATGCTGTTGTTAATCATTTATTTGGAGCTTGAGGAGAAATTGGAATCAAAGATAAGTCTGTCATTGACATGCCTACGTAAAGATTTCTTCCTGTGTCAAAAGGAATAATCTGATCGAAAGAATCGATCTGTGTCTCAAATGGCACACAGCATTTCATGTCTGTGGTATAGactttatttagatttttcctCCAAGTGATCACAAAGATGGTGAGGTTGGCAAAAAAGCCATAATTGCCATTTTGTTCTGAATGACAAACACACTTCTGCTGCTTCTGAAGGCGAATTTGGGCAAATACCAGAAGTAGACCCTCCGACATTGCTGTCAGTGCCAACTTGGCGAGTATGCAGACCCTGCTagcaacttttatttttttttgtaattttttttgttgttagaaaggcaactagcgacaaatctagcaactttttcgggtgtttttggagactgacatgaaaacTTGTGCGAGCAAGATAGTTTTTATCTAGAGCCCTGATGTTGTAGATGGATccagaggattttttttccacagaagtcaatttaagtttttagactgtttattttgaaaagaaaatcaggCGGTTTTatacaaactattttttattttttttatttttttatttttttaacttgggatgtgttttctgttgagTGTCTGAGTTTACTTGTcattaaaatatctttaaagcCCAATGACTTTGTAAATGCACTCAAACCTGACCACATAGTAATGAAAATCTTTTCAGAATTTTCAAGATGTGAACACAGATTGGGAAATTACAACGTTTAGGCCGCATTatagaataaagaataaaattggGACTACATgatacaaaaatacaacataCCCTTAAATATTCAGACAAAAGATGGTAAAGGAAATAGAAACGTCTATTGACAATACACATATTACAAATACCCAGGTTAAACATCTTGTAATTCATTATGTTGTAATGTAAAACAGTAGAACTAGTTTCACAACTGTAAAATTTTTGTTCTGGAGACAGTATACCCATTTCCAGTCTACATATTTCCTTGAACTTTTGTCTCACTAACTTTGTATGTTCAGTTTCTACTCTTGTTTGTTAATTTGGTCAGACTAGGAATAAactttgagttgtttttgaGCAAGTGTTCCTGTTTTTCCAGCTTTGGTCATAGTGCCCACCAGAGAACTGGCACTGCAAGTAAGCCAAATATGTATCCAGGTCAGCAAACACATGGGTGGAGTGAAGGTAATGGCAACCACAGGTGGAACCAACCTTCGGGATGACATAATGAGACTTGATGAAACGGGTAATCTTTTCAGTTTACACAGATTGTTTACCGGATGATGCTGTTTTTCTTGGTTAACTATTCATTCTTGCCTGAAGTGCTGGAGCAACAACATGCATACGAATGTGGATATTCAAAACTGAGTCTGAATCATCCTGCTTTGAATATAAATGATTTATGGATTATTAGCTAACAAAACTGCATCATCAAAATATTTCACCGTTTCTGTTGTGCTTCCGACGGGTTCATTTCAGATGTGTAAAACAAGTTGAAaatttgtttgaaaaataaacCTGTAGTGAATTGGCAGCAATCAGTCTAATTCATTATGAAATTTGTTTGCATCTCTGCAGTGAAACTCCTTGTGGAAATGTGCATACAGCCCAAAATAAGAGATGGTCTGAGGCTGTTGTTTAACAGTAGAGAATTAAGATCTGCTTGGATGGTTGGTTCTGGTGTATGAAAAATATTGGCTACATCTTGTTGACAAActggttttgtcttttttaacagTACATGTGGTAATTGCCACTCCTGGGAGGATTTTAGACCTCATCAAGAAAGGAGTGGCCAAAGTCAATCAAGTGCAGATGATTGTTTTGGATGAAGTGAGTTAAATAATGTTTTCCTCGTTCTTTTCTGACTTTGCTACATTTTCGAAATATGTATAATATGAATATCTGAACAGCTTCTAGAAACAACTTAAATGGGTCTCTTCctctttgtgtctctgtttAAAGGCTGACAAACTCCTGTCTCAGGACTTTGTGGTCATGATGGAGGAGATACTGGGCTTCCTGGCCAAACAGAGGCAGATTTTGCTTTACTCTGCAACCTTCCCTCTCAGCGTGCAGAAGTTTATGGtacattttctttaactgtCTTAAGCTTCTAAACAGATGTCCCTTCATCACCTGTAGGATAAGCTCAACatactttgttttcctttttgttttttttttaattgtgtagaATGCGCACTTGCAGAAACCCTATGAGATCAACCTAATGGAAGAGCTTACACTGAAGGGTGTGACTCAGTATTATGCTTATGTAACTGAAAGGCAAAAAGTCCATTGCCTTAACACCTTATTTTCCAGGGTAAGTGTTGCTGTTCTTCTGCACTTTGACTCTTACTGAATAGTATCAGTTGTCTgaacaatgtttttaaaatgccaaCTTGTTTGCAGGCTGTTATTGTGACTGTTTTCTTTAGTGTTGTTCAGGAATGGTTTCTGAAATGTCATCTGCTCTAAAGAGTAGTTTTAAGTTTATGGGGGAATTTAAAAATGCCCCCACCTTAACTGAGTTTCaaattttaaaacttgttttccCCAGAATTTattggcttttctttttctagctCCAGATCAACCAGTCTATAATCTTCTGCAACTCCTCCCAGAGAGTAGAGCTTCTTGCCAAGAAGATCTCCCAGCTTGGTTATTCGTGTTTCTACATTCATGCCAAGATGAGACAGGTCAGCTGGCGTACTGCCcaagaaaaacaatttaaaaacagaacacagaTGGCAGTTTATGCATgcaacagcagctgctgcaatTGCTTTAGATGGTCCTTAAAGCAATGCGTTGATTGGATGTGCATGTTTCAACACTTAATGTGCTGATACAGTTTACACCACCATTATGTTTTCGGAGTATACTGCCACTGCAAGGTTTTTGTCTACTGACAAGAACTGAATCTGTttacacctggaaaaaaaactgcaccaACAGCTTTTGAACTCATCTGTTGTGACCAGCTGCTGCATATATTTTCTTCCTTCAAGCTCGAGTTTAATTTTTATGAAACAGAGCTACATAGCATGGCACAACATCATGAGTCCCACAGATGGGTGAATCTGGAGTGtaaaatccttttctttttcttcaggaGCATCGCAACCGTGTGTTCCACGACTTCAGAAATGGCCTGTGCCGGAATCTTGTCTGCACTGGTAAGTGATGGTGTTTGTTcctcttgtttgtgttttaaaagtaCTCCAAGATGTATGAATGTTCACACATCAGCATCTGGCATGTACTGTCAGTTTGGAccaatattttacatgttttaagaCGATTCAGGTCAATTTAGCTTAATTTCTAGTCGGTTTAGTCATTTAAGGCATTTTTAAAGATTCAGTCTGGTTTGTTCATAAGGCAAGGaaagtttatttgtgttgtacatttcatgtacaagacaattcaaagtgctttacataaaacattaaaaatattacagtggggtgcaggaagcaataacaagtgcacgATCAaccgtgtcaaatgcagcactgagatttAATAGTACCAGACCTGAAATGTTTCCCCTATCTGCTCAGAActgttatttagtgtcaggaagttgtgtagctgttaagacagctttttctataatcGAACTAAGAagggggaggtttgatatcggcctgtagATGCTCAGGAGCAATGGGTCTAGGTGTTTCTTTTTCAGTGGTGCTTTAATgactgtttttagggtctgtgGGAAGATGCCTGAAAGCAGAGGTgtgtttacaatctgtaagATAGCTAAGGCTATGCATCctaaaacattcttaaaaagcCTGGTTGGCAGGGcatcaagacagcaagtggtggttttcagatggccaGTGATCTCATCCAGATTTTTTTGGACtgattggagaaaagtgtggCATGGTGTTCATGTTAGTCAGTCTGACtgcctgatttttctttttaattttgtcagtaaagaaagaagcaaattCATTACAGGCCTGGATGGACAGAAGTTCTGgggttactgacacaggaggattAGTTAGGCTGTCAACAGTAACAAACAAGGAACGAgtgttattgctgtttttagCAATGTCTGAAAAGAAAGATGATCTTGCATTTTTCAGCCCCAGATTTTAAATCCTCAGTCTCTTGATAGCTCTCATAGTAAACCTATATTGATTTACAATACAGTTgcatcattgtgtttacatttccacCAATATGTAGTTTACAGGACTGCTGGACGTcaaatgaccagcagatgtcagtactACCAAATGAGCTGTTAAATGGGGCCTCGAGTAATGACACTTTTGGCGATGCAATTGGCCGGAAAGACTCAACACATTCACAGGGCTTCATTAAACCATTACTACATACAAGTAGCATTTGCCTCCGTGTATTCTAGTCTAGAGCTTTATAGTGTAATCTCCCAGACtgcacaggtaaaaaaaaaaatggtgaccTTCGTATTTCAGAGACgtagtaaatatattttttagatttttaaagtaattaggAATTTTCCTGGAAACAATTTTTCTAAACCATAGCCAGAGTTCCTTTTAAAGTGCCTGTGGCCCCTGAAGTTGAAATTGTCCATGAAATGAACTGAATGTGTGGTACATGCAGCCAACAGCCATATATTCATACTAAACAGACTAAACAGTAATGTAATAGTATCTAACCACAAAATACTGT encodes:
- the ddx6 gene encoding probable ATP-dependent RNA helicase ddx6, which gives rise to MSTTRTENPVILGMSNQNGQLRGSVKPTGAPGGGGGGPQQQQLNQMKGTINGNSQPAPTTNAVIKPGDDWKKNLKLPPKDMRMKTSDVTATKGNEFEDYCLKRELLMGIFEMGWEKPSPIQEESIPIALSGRDILARAKNGTGKSGAYLIPLLERIDLKKDSIQALVIVPTRELALQVSQICIQVSKHMGGVKVMATTGGTNLRDDIMRLDETVHVVIATPGRILDLIKKGVAKVNQVQMIVLDEADKLLSQDFVVMMEEILGFLAKQRQILLYSATFPLSVQKFMNAHLQKPYEINLMEELTLKGVTQYYAYVTERQKVHCLNTLFSRLQINQSIIFCNSSQRVELLAKKISQLGYSCFYIHAKMRQEHRNRVFHDFRNGLCRNLVCTDLFTRGIDIQAVNVVINFDFPKLGETYLHRIGRSGRFGHLGLAINLITYDDRFNLKGIEEQLGTEIKPIPGIIDKSLYVAEYHSESGEEVKP